From the genome of Phoenix dactylifera cultivar Barhee BC4 chromosome 17, palm_55x_up_171113_PBpolish2nd_filt_p, whole genome shotgun sequence:
CTTGGGTTAGTATATATGCTGAATTTTGTTCGCCATGCCTGATCTTGAAGGTATCGACGGCCATCTGCATCTGGTATGCATGATCGTAGATGCAACAAATATGCTTTTTGATTGAAGGAAATAATTGCGTAGTTCATGATGTAGCTCTTGGATGCCTGTTGTTGGATAGAAAGAGGAAGGGCTTTCGGAATTCGGAACCATATAATGACAAGTATAAAGGCTATTTTCAAGGATAAATAAAAGGACTATTTACAGGTGGGTATTCCACAATTCTGATAGGTTTTGAGGATCAAAACCATAGGCCAAGATCACATGAAATCTGAACTGTAAGAAAAGAATAACATACCTGAAAATTTTGCTGCTTCAAGGATTGAAGTTGAGAGGAAAATCCCCTGGCAAAACCTAAGTAGAATCCATCCTGGATCAACTCGAGTTGTCCCAATGGGAACGAAAGCAGAATTGAGAGGTTGGGAAAAGCCAGTAGACaacagagagaagaagagaagatctCTTGATTCTTCCACTTTGCTCGAGCTAGCTGACTCTACTCGGTCAACGGTCTTTGGGCCAGTACTTAAAGGGCTCGAGGCCCCACAATGATTAAGGCCCACAAATCCCATAATAAATAAGGTCCACAAATACCACAATAAATAAGGGCCACAAATACAACACACACCCGAGCAGCCCATCTCAGAGTTGGGGAAGGCCCGGGAAGGGGAGAACACGGGGGAAATGATATCGTTTTGGTGCTCCCTAAGCCTGAGATGGATGAATTCAGCTCTTGCCTATCTAATGGCTTAAGACTTCTTGGGATACGATCCCCAGGATTGTCTGCAATCAGCCAAGTATTTGTGCTGATAAAGGTTATGCAATAGTTATGTGAATTTGATTGCGGAATTTTATATTTGAGTGCTAGATAAATTTTCCTAAGTTTGAGTTTGTTTGAGTTAAAGTTTTTGAGTTATCATGGTAGTAAGTGTAGTGTAGTCATATCATTGTGCTTGGAATCAACTAATTCTAATCTGCAAATTGGAGTGCAAGTAAATTGCTTAATTGTACTTGCCATTGGAAAACAAACAGGAAGACCAGTATCATTGGTGGATCAGAGTTTACcatgaaatcaaaaattttggtatCGCTGAGGTTTTAGATGACGTTATTGTTTAAACATTCAAACAATTTAAACAACTAATGAATGATCTGGGATTTGTGCTGGTAATCATTACACTACAGTCACTACTTAGCAACTTCATCTTCGATTCTTAGGTTGTGCATACTCAAAAAGCTAATACATGGTAATTACAATATCAGGGGGCctcaccttttcttttttttaaaaaaaaagttaaacaattatattttatttttctctctatcTATAAGTATTTTTCAATTCTTGTTTTAagtcataataaaacataacctaAGAATTTAATTCTCGgtgtttgagaaataaataaataaataaaaacaggagcttgttgcacgtgcgtCGTACGTGCCATACGTGCCAAAGCACTAACCCCGTGTGACGGCGCTCAAGGAGAGGGGCCGCCGTTTCTGCTATCCCGGCGGTGCAAAACGGGGCCCGTTATCCTCCCGAAACGCGACTCGGGCTTATCTAGGGTTTTACGGAAAGGAACGAAACCCCTCTTCCCGGAATACCCCTTCCCTCCTCTCAGCCATGAGACGAGCTTCTGCTCGCCTCCTCTCCGCCTTCACCAAAACCCATCCCAATTCCCGAAATCTCCCCAAACTTCTCTCTCCCCGCCCCCTCCCTTCGAATCCCTCTTCCATTTCCAACCTGTTCCCCAGAACCCATCCCCCAATCCCGTTCCCCAAATGCCCCTCCCGCTCCCTCCAAACCCTTTCCGCGAACGCCCCTCCTGCTCCCCTCTCCTCCCGGCAGCAGAAGCTCAAGGAAAAATCCGACCTTGAGGAGGCCTTCGAGTCCGCCACCACCACCGACGACATCCTCGCCGCCTTCCAAGCCTTGGAACACGCCCTCGACGAGAGCGACAAGAGGCTCGGCCTCGCCTGCCTTAAGGTCGGCCAGCATCTCGAGTCCATCGACTCCGAGGACCATGAGAAAGTCCTTGGCTTTGGCCTCAGGGCTCTTAAGATCCTCGACAAAGATGGCGAAAGCTCCATCTCGGTTGCCATGGCGCTCCACCTGGTCGGCTCGGCGAGCTACAATCTCAAGAGGTTCAATGATAGCTTGGGGCTCTTGAATCGGGCCAATCGGATTCTGGGCAATTTGGAAAGAGATGGTTCGAGCGAATTCGATATTCGGCCGGTGAGCCATGCAGTCCAGCTGCTGCTCGCCAACACGAAAACGGCAATGGGTAGAAGAGAGGAGGCTCTGTTCAATCTTAGAAAGTGTTTGGAGATTAAAGAATCGATCTTGGAGCCAGATAGTAGGGAATTGGGGGTTGCCTATCGGGATTTAGCAGAGGCTTATGCTGCAGTTTTGAACTTCAAGGAAGCCTTGCCGCTGTGCTTTAAGGCATTGGAGATTCATAAGGCACAGTTGGGGCAGAATTCGGTTGAGGTAGCTCATGATCGGAGGCTTCTTGGGGTTATCTATACGGGTTTGGAGGAGCATGAGAGGGCCTTGGAGCAGAACCAACTCTCCCAGAAGATTCTGAAGAACTGGGGAATGGGTTCTGACTTGCTCAATGCCGAGCTGGATGCTGCCAATATACAGATTGCTTTGGGGAAGTACGACGAAGCCATCAACACTCTGAAAGGGGTAATTCAGCAGACTGACAAGGACAGTGAGACTCGGGCATTGGTGTTTGTCTCGATGGCTAAAGCATTGTGTAACCAGGAGAAGTTTACAGATGCAAAGCGGTGTTTGGAGATCTCTTGTGGTATTCTTGAAAAGAAAGAATTGGTCTCTCCTGATAAGGTTGCTGAGGCATATGTGGAGATATCAACGTTGTATGAGATGATGAATGAGTTTGAGACCGCTATTTCTTTGTTGAAGAGAAGTCTTGCAATGATTGAGAGAATTCCGCAAGAGCAGCATGTGGAAGGGAATGTCTCGGCAAAGATTGGCTGGTTGCTTCTCTTGACTGGTAAAGTAGAGCAGGCTGTTCCATACATGGAAAGTGCTGC
Proteins encoded in this window:
- the LOC103705453 gene encoding protein KINESIN LIGHT CHAIN-RELATED 2-like, which produces MRRASARLLSAFTKTHPNSRNLPKLLSPRPLPSNPSSISNLFPRTHPPIPFPKCPSRSLQTLSANAPPAPLSSRQQKLKEKSDLEEAFESATTTDDILAAFQALEHALDESDKRLGLACLKVGQHLESIDSEDHEKVLGFGLRALKILDKDGESSISVAMALHLVGSASYNLKRFNDSLGLLNRANRILGNLERDGSSEFDIRPVSHAVQLLLANTKTAMGRREEALFNLRKCLEIKESILEPDSRELGVAYRDLAEAYAAVLNFKEALPLCFKALEIHKAQLGQNSVEVAHDRRLLGVIYTGLEEHERALEQNQLSQKILKNWGMGSDLLNAELDAANIQIALGKYDEAINTLKGVIQQTDKDSETRALVFVSMAKALCNQEKFTDAKRCLEISCGILEKKELVSPDKVAEAYVEISTLYEMMNEFETAISLLKRSLAMIERIPQEQHVEGNVSAKIGWLLLLTGKVEQAVPYMESAAERLKESFGPKHFGVGYIYNNLGAAYMEMERPQTAAQMFALAKDIMEVSLGPHHTDTIETCQSLANAYSAMGSYALALEFQQQAVDAWENHGPSAKDELREATRLLEQIKKKAFESMSNAVSQEALPLSHGSDAVPSKLEQH